Proteins from a single region of Ziziphus jujuba cultivar Dongzao chromosome 1, ASM3175591v1:
- the LOC107405923 gene encoding (R)-mandelonitrile lyase 1, producing MKSVYNATDLPAKELYEVFSTNGTLTNLVQEDNGKTPAQRFRSEDGVANARGRILGGSSMINIGFCSRAEDKFYRESGIPWDKDLVQKAYQWVEETIVFQYNLSIWLSILKQALLEAAVGPDNGFNLNHIVGTKAIGSTFYEKGRRHGALELLNRGELKNLQVAVEASVEGIIFSNSLPSKDQVSCTFLYGNLSSLTAIGVIYSDSKGRTHQAFVRNKGEVILSAGAIGSRQLLLLSGVGSVPDLSSLQIPVVHHNPYVGKFMADNPCNNINIVVPFALDPSVVQAVGITSEFNYVETLSYNLPFSFPIYFGLFPNAISPLNTSLATIAVKIQGPLSSGSLRLTSFSGVRAGPIVRFNNFNNPIDLARCVKGVRKDGDVLKTEALEPFKTRDLQGRESFMFLGPSLPKNQPNESESTLCARGLNLIIIEAFPQLSFSFV from the exons ATGAAATCTGTATACAATGCCACTGATCTACCAGCTAAAGAATTATATGAAGTCTTCAGCACAAACGGGACATTAACTAATCTCGTTCAAGAAGACAACGGTAAAACACCTGCTCAAAGATTCAGATCAGAAGATGGAGTTGCAAATGCAAGAGGAAGAATCCTTGGTGGGAGCAGCATGATCAATATTGGTTTCTGCTCCAGAGCTGAAGACAAATTCTATCGAGAATCAGGCATTCCATGGGACAAGGATCTTGTTCAAAAGGCATACCAGTGGGTGGAAGAGACTATTGTGTTCCAATACAATTTGTCAATTTGGCTGTCCATTTTAAAACAAGCTCTATTGGAAGCTGCTGTTGGTCCTGACAATGGATTTAACTTGAATCACATAGTTGGAACCAAAGCTATCGGTTCAACCTTCTATGAGAAAGGAAGGAGACATGGAGCTTTGGAGTTGCTCAACAGAGGAGAGCTCAAAAATCTGCAAGTTGCAGTTGAGGCCTCAGTAGAGGGAATCATCTTCTCTAATAGCTTACCTTCTAAAGATCAAGTGAGTTGCACATTTCTCTATGGAAATTTGTCCT CCTTGACTGCCATAGGAGTCATATACAGTGATTCAAAAGGGAGGACTCATCAGGCATTTGTAAGAAACAAAGGAGAGGTGATATTGAGTGCAGGGGCAATTGGGAGCCGTCAACTTCTTCTTCTCAGTGGAGTTGGTTCTGTTCCTGACCTGTCTTCACTTCAAATCCCAGTTGTGCACCATAATCCTTATGTGGGGAAGTTTATGGCTGATAATCCTTGCAATAACATCAACATTGTAGTCCCATTTGCATTAGACCCATCAGTTGTACAGGCTGTAGGAATTACCAGTGAATTCAATTACGTAGAGACATTGTCCTATAATCTGCCATTTTCTTTTCCCATATATTTTGGCCTTTTCCCTAACGCAATATCTCCATTAAATACCAGTTTGGCAACCATTGCAGTGAAAATACAAGGACCTCTGTCGAGTGGTTCACTCAGATTGACTTCGTTTTCTGGAGTGAGAGCCGGTCCAATTGTCAGATTCAATAACTTTAATAATCCCATTGACCTTGCTCGTTGTGTTAAAGGGGTGAGGAAGGATGGGGATGTATTGAAAACCGAAGCCCTGGAACCATTTAAGACGAGAGATTTGCAGGGCAGAGAAAGTTTCATGTTTTTAGGACCAAGTTTGCCAAAGAACCAGCCTAATGAGTCGGAATCAACCTTATGTGCAAG GGGTCTCAACCTCATTATAATTGAAGCATTTCCACAGTTAAGCTTCTCTTTTGTGTAG
- the LOC107415173 gene encoding (R)-mandelonitrile lyase 1 isoform X2 — MASLLLLLLLHIFHPQSNVHAFATSSDHDFSYMKSVHSANDLPAQEEYDYIVIGGGTAGCSLAATLSAKYSVLVLERGSVPAAYPSVLNANGLLANFIQEDDGKTPAQRFISEDGVENVRGRILGGSSMINIGFYSRANPEFYRNSGIQWNMDMVEKSYQWVEDSIVFHSELVAWQSFFRDALLEAGIRPYNGFALNHMVGTKIGGSIFDDKGRRHGAVELLNKADFKNLRVAVHATVEKIIFSSNASSLSATGVLYSDSNGESHTAFIRNRGEVILSAGAIGSPQLLLLSGVGPVPHLSSLNIPVIHPQSHVGSFMADNPRNNINFVIPFPLNSTTQQAVGITKEYYIEGISHKYPFPFNPPFSFLPNSSSPLDLSLAIISGKFPGPLSNGFLWLASSADVRTNPIVRFNYFANPADLSRCVAAMRKIGDILETEAMHRFKYRDLKGSKGFKFLEMPLPMNQSDDSSMEEFCRKTVTTFWHYHGGCLVGKVVDGNFKVMGTSSLRVVDASTFTTTPGTNPQATIMIYVGLKMLQERSSQSN, encoded by the exons ATGGCTTCATTGTTGTTGCTTTTGTTGTTGCATATTTTTCATCCTCAATCTAATGTCCATGCATTTGCCACTTCCTCTGATCATG ATTTTAGTTACATGAAGTCTGTACATAGTGCCAATGATCTACCAGCACAAGAAGAATATGACTATATAGTGATAGGAGGGGGCACAGCAGGCTGCTCTTTGGCAGCAACTTTATCCGCAAAATACTCTGTCCTTGTTCTCGAAAGGGGCAGTGTTCCTGCTGCATACCCATCCGTCTTAAATGCAAACGGGCTATTGGCTAATTTTATTCAAGAAGACGATGGAAAGACACCTGCTCAGAGGTTCATATCGGAAGATGGCGTTGAAAATGTGAGAGGAAGGATACTTGGTGGGAGCAGCATGATCAATATAGGTTTCTATTCCAGAGCAAATCCGGAATTCTATAGAAACTCAGGAATCCAATGGAATATGGATATGGTAGAGAAGTCATATCAGTGGGTGGAAGACAGCATTGTATTCCACTCTGAATTGGTAGCTTGGCAGTCCTTTTTTAGAGATGCTTTGTTGGAAGCTGGAATTAGGCCATACAATGGATTTGCTCTGAATCACATGGTAGGAACCAAAATTGGTGGTTCTATTTTTGATGATAAAGGAAGGAGACATGGAGCTGTTGAGCTGCTAAACAAAGCAGACTTCAAAAACTTGCGAGTTGCAGTTCATGCCACAGTAGAAAAAATCATATTCTCTTCCAATGCATCAA GTTTATCcgcaactggagtcttatactCTGATTCCAATGGGGAATCTCATACTGCTTTCATACGCAACAGAGGAGAGGTGATATTGAGTGCAGGGGCAATTGGGAGCCCTCAACTTCTTCTTCTCAGTGGAGTTGGTCCAGTTCCCCATCTTTCATCATTGAACATCCCTGTTATACACCCTCAGTCTCACGTGGGAAGCTTCATGGCTGACAATCCTCGCAATAACATCAACTTTGTAATCCCATTTCCATTAAACTCAACGACTCAACAAGCTGTAGGAATTACAAAGGAGTATTACATTGAAGGCATCTCTCACAAATATCCATTTCCTTTTAATCCGCCTTTCAGCTTTCTTCCAAACTCATCGTCACCATTGGATTTGAGTCTGGCAATCATTTCCGGGAAGTTCCCGGGACCTCTGTCCAACGGTTTCCTCTGGTTGGCATCCTCTGCTGATGTGAGAACCAACCCAATTGTCCGTTTCAACTACTTTGCAAACCCGGCAGACCTTTCTCGTTGTGTTGCTGCTATGAGGAAGATAGGTGATATACTTGAGACCGAAGCCATGCATCGGTTTAAGTATCGAGATTTGAAGGGTTCGAAAGGTTTTAAGTTTTTGGAGATGCCTTTGCCTATGAACCAATCCGATGATTCATCAATGGAGGAATTTTGTAGAAAGACAGTGACAACCTTTTGGCATTACCATGGGGGATGCCTTGTAGGGAAGGTGGTAGATGGTAATTTCAAGGTTATGGGGACCAGTTCACTTCGTGTTGTTGATGCTTCCACATTCACTACTACTCCAGGGACCAACCCTCAAGCTACCATTATGAT TTATGTTGGCCTAAAGATGCTGCAGGAAAGAAGTAGCCAAAGCAATTAA
- the LOC107415173 gene encoding (R)-mandelonitrile lyase 1 isoform X1, with translation MASLLLLLLLHIFHPQSNVHAFATSSDHDFSYMKSVHSANDLPAQEEYDYIVIGGGTAGCSLAATLSAKYSVLVLERGSVPAAYPSVLNANGLLANFIQEDDGKTPAQRFISEDGVENVRGRILGGSSMINIGFYSRANPEFYRNSGIQWNMDMVEKSYQWVEDSIVFHSELVAWQSFFRDALLEAGIRPYNGFALNHMVGTKIGGSIFDDKGRRHGAVELLNKADFKNLRVAVHATVEKIIFSSNASSLSATGVLYSDSNGESHTAFIRNRGEVILSAGAIGSPQLLLLSGVGPVPHLSSLNIPVIHPQSHVGSFMADNPRNNINFVIPFPLNSTTQQAVGITKEYYIEGISHKYPFPFNPPFSFLPNSSSPLDLSLAIISGKFPGPLSNGFLWLASSADVRTNPIVRFNYFANPADLSRCVAAMRKIGDILETEAMHRFKYRDLKGSKGFKFLEMPLPMNQSDDSSMEEFCRKTVTTFWHYHGGCLVGKVVDGNFKVMGTSSLRVVDASTFTTTPGTNPQATIMMLGRYVGLKMLQERSSQSN, from the exons ATGGCTTCATTGTTGTTGCTTTTGTTGTTGCATATTTTTCATCCTCAATCTAATGTCCATGCATTTGCCACTTCCTCTGATCATG ATTTTAGTTACATGAAGTCTGTACATAGTGCCAATGATCTACCAGCACAAGAAGAATATGACTATATAGTGATAGGAGGGGGCACAGCAGGCTGCTCTTTGGCAGCAACTTTATCCGCAAAATACTCTGTCCTTGTTCTCGAAAGGGGCAGTGTTCCTGCTGCATACCCATCCGTCTTAAATGCAAACGGGCTATTGGCTAATTTTATTCAAGAAGACGATGGAAAGACACCTGCTCAGAGGTTCATATCGGAAGATGGCGTTGAAAATGTGAGAGGAAGGATACTTGGTGGGAGCAGCATGATCAATATAGGTTTCTATTCCAGAGCAAATCCGGAATTCTATAGAAACTCAGGAATCCAATGGAATATGGATATGGTAGAGAAGTCATATCAGTGGGTGGAAGACAGCATTGTATTCCACTCTGAATTGGTAGCTTGGCAGTCCTTTTTTAGAGATGCTTTGTTGGAAGCTGGAATTAGGCCATACAATGGATTTGCTCTGAATCACATGGTAGGAACCAAAATTGGTGGTTCTATTTTTGATGATAAAGGAAGGAGACATGGAGCTGTTGAGCTGCTAAACAAAGCAGACTTCAAAAACTTGCGAGTTGCAGTTCATGCCACAGTAGAAAAAATCATATTCTCTTCCAATGCATCAA GTTTATCcgcaactggagtcttatactCTGATTCCAATGGGGAATCTCATACTGCTTTCATACGCAACAGAGGAGAGGTGATATTGAGTGCAGGGGCAATTGGGAGCCCTCAACTTCTTCTTCTCAGTGGAGTTGGTCCAGTTCCCCATCTTTCATCATTGAACATCCCTGTTATACACCCTCAGTCTCACGTGGGAAGCTTCATGGCTGACAATCCTCGCAATAACATCAACTTTGTAATCCCATTTCCATTAAACTCAACGACTCAACAAGCTGTAGGAATTACAAAGGAGTATTACATTGAAGGCATCTCTCACAAATATCCATTTCCTTTTAATCCGCCTTTCAGCTTTCTTCCAAACTCATCGTCACCATTGGATTTGAGTCTGGCAATCATTTCCGGGAAGTTCCCGGGACCTCTGTCCAACGGTTTCCTCTGGTTGGCATCCTCTGCTGATGTGAGAACCAACCCAATTGTCCGTTTCAACTACTTTGCAAACCCGGCAGACCTTTCTCGTTGTGTTGCTGCTATGAGGAAGATAGGTGATATACTTGAGACCGAAGCCATGCATCGGTTTAAGTATCGAGATTTGAAGGGTTCGAAAGGTTTTAAGTTTTTGGAGATGCCTTTGCCTATGAACCAATCCGATGATTCATCAATGGAGGAATTTTGTAGAAAGACAGTGACAACCTTTTGGCATTACCATGGGGGATGCCTTGTAGGGAAGGTGGTAGATGGTAATTTCAAGGTTATGGGGACCAGTTCACTTCGTGTTGTTGATGCTTCCACATTCACTACTACTCCAGGGACCAACCCTCAAGCTACCATTATGATGTTAGGCCG TTATGTTGGCCTAAAGATGCTGCAGGAAAGAAGTAGCCAAAGCAATTAA